Below is a window of Drosophila nasuta strain 15112-1781.00 chromosome X, ASM2355853v1, whole genome shotgun sequence DNA.
CCCATTTTGTAGATTTCTTTCGATAAAGaagaataacaaaatataattgaatattaaagaaataaaaataacagttTAAAGAGTCTGtctttaaatgtatttataaagtaTCTAGAATGTATCTAGTAGATACAAAAAGATACACAATCTACAAAAATCTAATATTAACGAAGCAAAAAGCACAGTATCAAAAGATACACAAACCATTACAATCGGAAATCAGATTATttacaagttagaaagctcAGTTGACTATGAGATATcctctacccattttgaatcagaccaaattgagttttaaaatataccaaattaatataccaacaaatactaaaatttggtatattggtacagtatttaaaatatgccatataGTACACAATATACcttagattacaaaatatactaaatggtcAGCTAAAGCAGCTAAGATTCAATttcctatcctatcctatgACTAGCGGGTATACAAAAGATTAACAATCCATATTCGATTATTAGATACATAAAGAaacttttgtttgcattttgatgCCAACACATTGATGGATCGTCGTCGTGATAAATTTCGATATTAGAAGGTAACTAGGTAAATAGAGGGGAGCACAAGTTGCTGGTTAATTGATTGCAACTGTCGAAGAGAGAGCATTCCCAGGGTCGCATCACAAGAGTCCATGACCTGCTGCCCGCTAGATAGAGAGAAGTGCATTCAACCCAAGACTCAACACTCAACAGTCAACACTCGACGATCTAACGGACGACGCATTCTTACAAAAGCCTGTTGGCTCAATTAGTTCACACAGATCAGACTGCAAATTCAATTAGTGCaacgcaacaacaaagagCGAAATAACTCGTGTCAATTGCTCGAATTGTGTTATATGTCTGGCAGGGGGGGGGGAATGAAGAAACTCACCTGCTTGGTGGGTGATTGGTATTTGAAGAGGCTGCGCTTCGCCGCCGGCGTATATGAGTTCTCGTTGCGCTCCTCGCCCGCGGTCTTCACATCATCGATGGCCGAGCCAAGGAGCTCGTTCTTCAAGAGGCACGAATAGGCCAAACTATCGCGTGCCGTTTCGCCGCAATCCCTTTGCTTTTTGCTCGTCTGTGGCGAGTTATCATTGGACTTGCTAATGGACGCGAAGCTCGTCTGCCAATTGTTGTGTGCCCTGCGAAAAATGCGAAATacgaaatgtgaaatgtgagattaaatgaatatgttaataattaatgcaattaatgtAAATCAAAACGTTTGcctctcctccttctccttctccaaAATGGAAGGCTATGATAACTTCACCGACTGTGTGGatttcttgtatttatttttgcaaaccAAGCACAAAGCatggcaaaaacttttgccaaatataaattatttatacacaatcaacaatagcaaaaacaGCGAAAAAGTGGGGAGGAGAGGTAGAGCaacaatcgcaatcgcaactgcaaaataaatttatgcaaacgcgttcaaattcaattgtgcGATGTGTCTGGCGCAAGGGGACCTCACAAATGACTCTTAACACCCTTCGTGTCTGCTTACAATGCgatggcgacggcgacgactcCCCACATtcccatccccatccccatccccattGATCCCCCTCTTTGGATACCTTGGTTAGCCGCCACGTAATGCAAACATTAAGACGGccaattgttattatttttgctcataaaacataaaaaacgtGTGCAACgtgcaaaaaaatattgaatgtCAAATTCgcgcaaaaatataaatttgcaaatgtttgCTAACttgcaaaaaacacaaaaaaaaaaacgaaaattgccAAATTTGCCATTGAAATTTGGCCAAGTGTGAGAGAATTTCAACCTGCCCCCCAAAACGTGATTAACGAAGGGAGGCGGAGGCAAGAGGCATTTGAAGATTGCATTGCACGACAACTGTTTATGCATGCAACACATGCGTCTCTTCTTCTACCGCCCCCTTCAACTCCTCCTCCCCCCGCCCTGGCACGTTGCCACTTCCCGTGTGTGTCCCATTGACAATTGGCTTCAGCGGCTCATATCTGGCAAACGCATTTGAAGCACCTACTTCCACctacaataaatcaaatgtaCAAGGcaagcggcagcaacagctgcaggcTTCAGTTTGGGGCAAGGTGGCACTAACCGGGAGGCaggtggcaagtggcatgGAGCAATGACAATTCAATCAACACAGGTGACGAAGCGAGCCACAAGCCAAGGCGAAGAACAACACGAAAGAGTTTGATGACTTTGTGGTAAACAGAATATTATGCATTGACTTTaagttgcaatttatttggtttcaattttatttaagaagCTAGAGGGTTAAccctatattatatatattattctgTGATGCTTTTTGGATTTGTtctttgaaaacaaaacaacattaGAACTTTAAAAACTGTAACATTTGATTATAAAGCTACATAATTTAACATTGTGGAACAAATACAATTGTATAACTTTTATACAGAAATAAATAGGTTTAATAAgttaaacataaaacaaaaatttgttgttttttggtatGTTATTCAGTTTATAGCACTCTAGCCTAACGATAAGAGAGTTtcataaagaaatacaaaCATTCAATAATTAAGCTATCCCCTATTGAAATGCTAAGAAAAAAGTATTGGAAAATATAATCTTGTAAcaatctaaaatatttattgacattttttaCTGCGcagcaaacaatttgaaatgagTCGATTAAAAGTGCTCAGAATCAACTTCCagttaaatgttttaaatgtgGAAAAGCAGCTAAAGtcatttcattaatattgatttgatttccatttcaattgtCGAACTagaacacaaaaattaaaataaatactaacagtatttgaaaatatactatatatatactaaaagtgtaatatttcaaatgtaattactgcataaatatttaaaacttcCAATTAAATGTTCTTAAATCTCCGAAACccataaaatttgaaacactCAAAAATACagtcgaaaattataaaattttacaatttttaactgCGGagggaaaaatataaatatcgtacaaatatactaaaagcgcaatatttaaaaatattaataccACATAACTACTTAAAACTTTATActcaatttttgaaaatagcTTTagaaaaatactcaaaaatattatattgtaaCAGTCGAAAGTATTTGACGAAgggaaaaaatatttgaaaatataaatactgtacaaatatacttaaattacaatatttgaaaatataaatactgcATAAGCAATTTAAACTAATGTTCTTAAATATTCGAAAACAATACATGATATTCtagctttaaataaatactcgaaaatataaaatatttatcaaaatttgctatttttaaacAGCGCAgcgaaaaatttaaaacaaagacaaagacgAACTTTCagttaaatgtttttaatgtaGAAACGCTACCTCAAAAGTTCCCTCAAGAATTCCGTTTAACCCATTGACGccaaaaataacttaaatttgGAATTACTTTAGGCTGAGCACGCTTAAAAAATTCTGTCGCTGATCGAATGTGcggtaaataaataaattgaagcgTGCAGCTTTCATCGTATTCAATCCAGGAGGTGATCAATAAAACATGTGTCGCCTTATTTTTAGCCGCACTTATTTCTAGAGCAATTGAAAGCTAATCGAATGAAGAGCGAACACAAAACGAATAGTTGTCCAACTAGGGGGTAAAATTGAAGTGAACTACTTGCGGAAgtactaataaataaaagtgttgttctttttttgttcgttgttcgttgttcgtttgtttgttttgttttctaggtgagaacaacaaaaagtagacacaaaacacaacgtagagcaacgacaacaaaatgaGGAGTTAAGTGAAAGGTGCGCAAATGTTTTGAAGCAAAAGCTGTAATTAGagagatacaagatacaaagTATGTTGTTGTGATATGGAAGGGGAAAACAGGCAGCCTAGGCAACTGGTTTCCTCCGAATCGGAGACAGAGATAGACACATggagtgtgtgagagagagagaggttgGGGAGTGCAGGAAACTGTGGTTCCGTTAACTAAACGAGGCGCAACCAGGCGGCAAATGTTGTAgaactcttgttgttgttgctgctgttgtgttgcaCACGTTTGAAAGCGGAAAAGATGACGTAGCACAACAAATAACGGATGGGGAATGGGTGTGGGGAGGTGTTGTCGAGAGAGTTCACTCACCTGCAGGGAATGAAGCGATCCAGCGATGTTGGTGTCGTCGATGATTCAATATTGCCAAATAGATTTCTCGCCTCGGGACTGTAATGCTTCAGAATGCGCTTCTCGTATTCCGGACTAAACATCTTGTGTGTTGTTACTCTAACTGTGTTATTTCGCTGACTTTGTGTTTCCTGCGATCCTGTTcgaggaacaacaacaaaccgtAACAGAAACAGGAACTGAACTTTAGTTTCTGGGCACTGCCAAAGAGATAACGAAAATAATCTTGATGATGATCAGCACTGATCTCTGTTGTTGACGTTGATTTCGATCGATGAAATACCAAATTCCTTGTTGGTAACGAACGTtcaagtacaaaatatataatgtgtgtgtatgtaattGCTTTATCTCTTCTTCTATGAAATATATGGGCGATAAAACTTGTGCTGTAAAGAAATCGAGAAGAGAGAAGGAAAGGGAATGAGTTAATTTGAATcgatttaaatgtttttttttgtgtacttgtactttgcttgtttttttgatACCCCGCAAGTAAACATCATGTGAGGTATGATACACAACACAACTAAATGGAATGTTCTTTTACGATTTCTGGTCAAGTTCagatctattatattttacagggtatctcgCTAGTTGTTTATATTTGGTTATCTAATATATATAGACAAGTTATACTTCTATATAAGAGTTTTACCTAAAAGATCTtctaaatttttgtattttacagggtatctcgCAAGTTGTGCATCTTTTGCTGTCTAGTATATTcgaatttgaataaaattgtaatttatttttgtcgaCAGTTTGCAAGCCAGCTCATTAATCAACGTCCGCCACATGGTCCAAACAGTCAACTTGTTTTTTCTAGGCTTTAGAAGTTATGGCCAAAAAGTGTGAGACAGACGACTCTCAAGAGAAGCCCAAGCccaagagagaaagagaaagagaaagagaaggagaggaAGATAGCAGCGAACTATGTTTGGCGCTTACATGCTGGCTGCATGGCTAATCAGTTGGCCCCTCGAGTGTCTGGTGGGCGTatcaatcacacacacacactcacacaccctCTCTCtacgagtgtgagtgtgttatctgtccgtccgtccgtccgttcgtctgtctgtctgtccagtTGTATCGCCTGTCATGTTGTTCGAATGTTATTCGCATGGAATGCGACGCGCATACTGAAAAGATGCTCAGATCATCATTGTTTAACTTGGCCAACACGGCTGCTGCTTGGCTAATGAGAGTCTAGAGCTCTAGGGCTGCTCTTCTACGTACGGTGCCATGTGTCTATGCAGTCCCTTGGCACGCGGCTCTCTCGGAGTCAATAGACGGACAATAGTTGGCGTGATTTGCTGTAATTAGTTAATGGGCgttaactgctgctgctgctgcttcttcttgttgcttttggccaTAGGGAAGTGAATTGTGCAGAGCATGAAATGCACTTAACGCAACGACTCGAAACACTTCCGCGTTTGTTTGGTCATTGATACTAACCTGGCTTAAaaacactctcacacacacacacacgtttcTTGTTcgatttgaaatacaaaatatatagaaattatcAACTGACAACCGACCGaatcgactcgactcgacttcgACACACTGACTCGACTGACTAAGTGAATATCAatcgactgactgactgaatgactgacttCTGAGTACGACAGCGACTCCGCTTTCAAAAATCAATTGACGCCCAGGTAGCCAGGCAGCGAGTCAGTCAGTCGGTCATACAGTCCGTCAGTCATTACGTGGCTTCTAGGTAATTTGTTGGTGCTTAGGGAGAGATCCCAAAAGAACAGCCGGCTAGGGCTCGGCTGTGTTCAGGCCAACGGTGCTGGTGCTGATAAAAGTCCCAATACCTTATCGCTAAGCAAACAAATGCGGGCTAAATGAGTCAACGCTCAATCCCCGCTCTTGCATGTTTGAACATGTCGCGCCCTAGCTTTGCTTACGATAAGCAACAAGTGTTGAGCGTTGAGTGGAGTGGGGTAAAGTGAAGTTCTTGTTGCACGTTGGGGTCAGAGACCAACAACACTTGCGCCTCGCTTTCTGCAGAAGCACAGGTTACATCAccacatcacatcacatcacCGAAAGCCATGGGAAATTCACAAGCAAAAACGTTTCCGAGTGCCTAGCACATTAAGAACAATGTTGAAACTTATGACGGCATTTGCAGAACTCTGGCAATCAAATTACCCGCATAGTTTTCAACATCAAATTCGGCTAGTTCACAATATAATTccatttttaagattttacgcataaatttgttaatttcttttgcaaaGATTACGTGCTCCCAATACCTATAAACTATAGGgaattctttcttttatatatatatatataaaaaaaacaaataaaattgattttaaaataggtaacattaaataaaaatagaaaaataataatacaaaatacatgTGGGTATTTTGTAAAGAAAAAGCAGCagaaattctacaaaaaattaatgagAGTTGCGACTAAAAATTTTTTAACAGGGCGTGCTCGACAATAAGGCGCTTGATAGCCAACAAAAAAGGTAGTATTTTAGACATAATAACTGATTTTATGTGAAATGTGAATAGAATGAagtaatacatatttaattatcaATTTGTGATAATATTATTCAACCTTAAATACAGTTGATTCAGTTtcattgtattaaataaagatCTATATTAACATAGATAGTTCTAACATATTTAAGGaacataattttgtttgtaatacaatttcaatagtagtaaattattgaacattacattttatattcaacgagtcttcattattatttatttttcattgttGTCAAACCAAATACAACCAATTTTCCAGTAATTCTTGTTATCATATAGAAaccataataaaaatgttgtccCTGTCGCTTGATAAGGCATCACCCTCCTTAAGATTGTAAGTCACCCTTCCTATTCAATATTTCACAAATGAAAATCCCCTCGTACAAATTCTCTAAAAAAGTACTTATCACCAATTAAACGGATTGAgaataaattgaaagtaatttatagtatttttatctGTACTTTTTCCTTAAGAACTTGAACTAATTTGCTACTATTGACGTTAACGTAGATGATAATATTAACTCACGCACACTTgtgaattaaaattacaatttgtaaaaatagtcttctaaaaataataaaagaaatacgaaatagttttatttaatggaGATTAGTTCTATTTCTAGccaacaaaaagaagagaCAAATGATTTCAGCATTTATCATTGCCAGCGTTGCTTCACTGTACTTGCACTGGGGGAAAGACAAAGAGGAGAGGTGGGAGGTGGGGTCTGAAGGCTTTTGGACTTGTTGAACAATGAAAATGATATGTTCTGCTGCGCTGACTGGTTGCTGCTTAATttcgaagcgaagcgaaggtCAAGAAAAGTCGCTGCTCGACATTTATAGACACTGAGATAATGCTCCCGGTTCCAAGTGGAGACAGTCAAGCAAGCAACAGCTGCCAGGCTGTGGCTCCCACAGCGATAGACGACGTTGCACTTGAACTTTGACGGagctataaataaacatataaataatacacatatacacacataaaaagtatgtatttatgtaaataaatatgtagatTATATGCATGGGGATATTATCGGAATTGGTTAACCGCACACCTCAACAAGAGAGGAACAAGTTGCGGTTAGCTTTGCCTTATCAGCCAGCCAACTAGCGTAGTTTTCATGTGTGGGAACATGATAAAGACACGCaccagcaaaaacaacagcagcgattCCACATGTGCGCTgagaacacaacaacaacaacacttatACGTGAACTTAGAAAAGAACCCTTTTTTGTTGAGCCATTGAAGAGCAAAGCAACGAATGTCAACGATTGAATAATAGAGCACAGCacgcgagagagcgagaggccAACAGGAGCAGCGAGTAATCGatagacactcacacacacacacacacacaagcacgcGCGTGCCCCCTCTCCAAAACTGCAGAAGCATATCGGAAATCGAAATAATGTCAAGGACATTTGCTTGATTCCAAATGGCCAAAAGCACAGCGAGACAGCAATAGACGCAGCGCCTGTTGTTGCGTTCGTTGTGTTTGTAGCcaataactaaatatttaatttagcaaTTTGCAGTAATTGcgttttgttgttatgtttCCTATTGTGCACCGACACACACTATGCTGCTAGAAACGCACGCACCGTTAGAGCGGGAGAGAGATATGATGAGAGCAAAAGGCCAGCTGCATACAAGCAAACTCACTAACACTCGCATGCATGGCattgcatatgcatatgcagGCAGGGCAGGGGAGACAAACGCACGCTCCCTCTGCTCTCTCGTTCGCTCTCGCGTACAATGTACAGTAGTAGAAAATAGCGGAAAACGTATTTAACTGAATTTTAACTGTCATTTACTGCCGTCGTTCTACAGTTTGCACAATATTTTCGAATGTGCACTGTACATACACTCATTGCACACTTACTTGATGctgtattttgttattgtttggaatttttttctttacgcGCAAAACACTACAAAAACGgttaattttgatttcatattagctgctgcttctgctgcacCACCGCTGAGAACACAAACAAATGATTTGGGCAACgcaacgcgacgcgacgcggaGTGCGTTGGTAAGTCTTCTTCGTCTTGGATGGCGACTGAGTTTATGTCAACGATGCGTTGTAAACGTCGCGCGTATTAAACAAAGATTTGCCTTAATATTTACGTTTGGTTGCTTGGTGTCTCCTTTCACTGTTGCGGTCCGCGCTTGTTCACCGCTGTTTGGATTTGTCCGAAACTttagcgtttttttttgttcaccGTCTGTTAGGTATTTTCGCCAGTGTGACCGCACCACTGCGTTCAATATGTATTATTTGGTAAATCatataaataccaaatatactattttgcAAAGCTGGTCACACTGCAAATGTAATTGGGTTGTTGCATCAATGTTTTgattaaaatagtaaatatcttaaaaacatttctttcgctataaataatacaataattgcTTTGGTCATAAACGTACCTCGCTCTACATTATTGTTTGCTACCAAAGCAGCTACTTTATCTGGTCCCACAGTTGGTATCACAGGCCCCATAGACAACTCTTTTGATCATGTACAAGTTGAAGAGTTGGCAGCTCTACATTTATCAAATGGGCAGCACTCAatctgaatttaaattcatttttcatttaccgTCAACGGACTTTTTAAAAACTTGCTAATCAGAAAAAATATGTgcaaaacattattattattattaattgtagCTTAGAATTAATACTACAGTACAATGTGGAGCCGGAGCTGATGTGCAAAAAATACTTACGTAATCACGTAAGCCaaagtttttcaaaaataaaaagtatccAATATATAAAAAGGAGAAACTGCAGATAAGGAAAATGtttttgcatataaaatattaatattttatatatacaaattagaTCTTATAGTAAGCTTAAGTGAACTTAGTCTACTATCGTTGATATAGAAAACTGAACTGACTTATTGATTACATCGGTGGCGCCAGCTGTGACTGACGTCGCAATAACTTTGTGTTGACTTTTGGGACACCAATTAGAAATTAATGAGCATACAGCAGATACAAAGTGCGGTCGTCACTAATGAGAGACTTTCCAAAGGATGTCAGTTTAAGGTCAGCGATGCGGTGTGGAAATGGTGGCCCGCTTGAATGccgcatatacatatgtagtttTGCCAGCATTTCAACTGCAGTCCAGCTGACAACCAGTTGAGTAGTTAGGCAGCAGCTGAAGAGAGTCAAACGAACGAACAATCGAGAGAGATGAACATCAGCAGCCTGCTGCAGTTTGAGTCGATGCATTATCATGGCGCCCAGACGCAATCGATGATCATCAATCGCTTTGTGGCCAATTCGCTGCGTGTGTTCATCGAGGACTTCTATCAGCGCATCGCACCATCGTTTATGCTCATCATCTCGTGCCGTCGTCCCAGTCCCATGAACTTCTACCGCAACATTATGCAGCTGCTGTACGAGAGCGTGGACACCATGATCCTTCAGATGGTGCATCACAATCACAGCCAGCCACAGCGCGTTGCCGGCTTGCGTTTGCACAATCTGCTGCTCGTCGACTCCCTGCAGGCATTGCTGTAAGCTTGCGTCCAAGTTCCTTGACTCTGTCTCATCCTTGAATCATTGTTTTCCTGTTCTGCAGTGACATCGAGATCCACACGTATGCCACGCAACACGATGCCAGCAGGTATTACTTCATTTTTCTGCAGCAACGCGATGCGCTCATACCAGCCGATATGCTGGGCGTCTTCGAGTATTGCTGGCAGCATCAGCTCATCAACTGCAACGTGATGACGCAGAGTTCTCGTGGTGAGGTCATCATGCACACCTATTTCCCCTACGAGGCGGACCACTGCAGCACCGTGGTGCAGCGGCAAATCAATCGTTTCATGGGCGAAGCCTGGCAGCATGCCAACTACTTCCCTGCCAAACTGCACAATTTGCATCAGTGTCCGCTGCAGGTGGCGCAGCGACTGGCGACACCGTTCCTGGGGCTGGAGGATcggttgctgcagctgctggccaGGCGCATGAATTTCAGTATTCATCTGGTTGGGGAGCGCACGGATAATCAGACGGAGCAGCAGGTGTTGCAGCTGGTAAGCTGAAGGAGAACAAAGCTTTGAAGGATTACACATTTGATTGATGCACTTCTCGTTGCAGCTGCATCAGCAGCGTGCTCACCTGGCCATTGGCTATCTGCGCAAGCGAGTCCAGCAATCGGGAAATCTGTCCGCCGTCTTTCCATACTACTCCAGCCGGCTGGAGTGCTGCCTGCTGTTGAGTAACTACAATTTGAACAGCTTCGATATACTGCGCTTTCCCTTTCAGTCACTCACCTGGCTCTGTGTGCTCGCCAGCTTCCTCAGTGTCGCCGGCCTCATGCTCTGCAGTCACCGGCGCAGCGATTGCGCCACCATTCTGCTCTCCATCCTAGCCGTGGCCTATGGCCAGCCCAGTGGAGCGTCGAGCACGCGTCCGGCACAACAGCTGCTCTATGTGAACTGGCTGGGATTCACGCTGCTCATCCGCGCCATGTACTCGGCCCTGTTCTATCATCTGCTGCGCCAGCATGTGCATCAGAGATTGCCGCGCACTCTACAGGAGCTTGGCGATGGCGATTACACAGCTGTGATGAATCGTATCACTGCACTGGACGTGCGTGAGGTGAACAGCCTGCAGGCGTTGTTCCACAACGTGCGCACCTTTGTCATTGGCAGCGAGTGGGAACGCGATGTCCTCGAGCAGATGGAACTGCGtgtccagcagcagcaactgcagttgGATCAGCAGCCGCATGAGCGCATCTTTGGCGTACTCTCGCGACAGACGCTGCTGCAGGTGGTGGAGCAGACACACAAGCCGGGCGCCTACTATGTTTTGCCTCAGCATGTGTTGGACCAGCAGTTGGCCATCTATTTGCAGCGGGATTCGCATCTGTTGCAGCAGCTCGATGAACTCGTCATGGCCATACAGGCGGTGGGCCTGATGAACTATTGGGCCGGGCAGCTGGGCAACGAGCGTTACTTTCGGAGCACCTTCATGCTGAGCGATCGGCGACTGCGTCAGCCGGATCTTTGGGCCATCTATGTCATTAGTGGTGTCTTCTATGTGCTGGCTACTTTCGTCTTTCTCGTCGAGCTCGCTTTGGCGCGTTGGCGCCGTTTCAATTAATAACTaacaaaatattgcattaaatgCTGTCAAATTAAACACTTGAGTATTTATCGATATCAGTCGTTATCGACGATGCGTGCAATGCAGCACAGGATTCTGCTTCCTGTTTATCTAATTGGAATGTAACCTAAACTGTTGCAATTTTCACAGATGGCGCCACTGTTAATTGGCGAAATGGGTGCTAATTCcgcatatttatattttttgcatgccccatttgcatttattgtataaatcaagaaatataaataagctAAATGGTATACAAACGCTTTCAACTGGTTCAAATTTAACTGCTCCAGCAATTGCACTACAGTTAAACGCAATTTTGCACAGATGGTGCTATCCTCACAATAGCGAACACAactaatatatattatatttctcgAATTTCTTTCACTTCCAAAATGCAAGTTActatttaactattattacaataataatcacaTTTGCGTGATAACTATCCACAACTTACATCTCCTGTTTGTAACTACAGCAGAAGTTGCCATTGCAATTTGCCAAACGGCGCTCATAGATGGCGCTTTCGCTTTGTCGAGATCAACGTCCATTAAATCTCACTGAACACTTCTCATTCCCTTGGCGTGTATTATGCAATGGTTGTATTTTTCGAATGcttcataattttattatgcaaatcacaagaaattgaatt
It encodes the following:
- the LOC132797394 gene encoding uncharacterized protein LOC132797394, with amino-acid sequence MNISSLLQFESMHYHGAQTQSMIINRFVANSLRVFIEDFYQRIAPSFMLIISCRRPSPMNFYRNIMQLLYESVDTMILQMVHHNHSQPQRVAGLRLHNLLLVDSLQALLDIEIHTYATQHDASRYYFIFLQQRDALIPADMLGVFEYCWQHQLINCNVMTQSSRGEVIMHTYFPYEADHCSTVVQRQINRFMGEAWQHANYFPAKLHNLHQCPLQVAQRLATPFLGLEDRLLQLLARRMNFSIHLVGERTDNQTEQQVLQLLHQQRAHLAIGYLRKRVQQSGNLSAVFPYYSSRLECCLLLSNYNLNSFDILRFPFQSLTWLCVLASFLSVAGLMLCSHRRSDCATILLSILAVAYGQPSGASSTRPAQQLLYVNWLGFTLLIRAMYSALFYHLLRQHVHQRLPRTLQELGDGDYTAVMNRITALDVREVNSLQALFHNVRTFVIGSEWERDVLEQMELRVQQQQLQLDQQPHERIFGVLSRQTLLQVVEQTHKPGAYYVLPQHVLDQQLAIYLQRDSHLLQQLDELVMAIQAVGLMNYWAGQLGNERYFRSTFMLSDRRLRQPDLWAIYVISGVFYVLATFVFLVELALARWRRFN